One window of Campylobacter sp. RM12651 genomic DNA carries:
- the glmU gene encoding bifunctional UDP-N-acetylglucosamine diphosphorylase/glucosamine-1-phosphate N-acetyltransferase GlmU has protein sequence MKLSIVILAAGFGTRMNSNLAKPLHTICGKSLIKIIIENALQLSDDITLILHHQADAIKEHLKDYSNLKYIYQDMQNHKGTGGALINYEPKYEEALILNADMPLITQNSLKIIANTNSKIVLSTFNKYSANSYGRVIKENDKISKIVETKDANNEELKCTLCNAGIYKISKDILKTYIPKLNNNNAQKEYYLTDIIKMAIDDKISVSECTFDEIEFLGINNKLDLEQAEQIMQKRIKDELLINGVVMHNKDSIFIELDTQISNDCEIESGVVIKANSIIKSSKILANSVIENSEIINSSIGPMARIRPKCVIKDSKIGNFVECKNAKLENVKAGHLAYLGDCEISSGVNIGCGVIICNYDGKNKHLSKIGKNVFIGSNSNLIAPINIPSDTLIAAGSTISNKDAAKLKAKDLFIERNKGVIFNNFKDF, from the coding sequence ATACAATTTGTGGGAAATCTTTAATTAAAATTATTATTGAAAATGCTTTGCAACTTAGTGATGATATAACTTTGATTTTACATCATCAAGCAGACGCTATAAAAGAGCATTTAAAAGATTATTCTAATTTAAAATATATATATCAAGATATGCAAAATCATAAAGGCACAGGCGGGGCTTTAATAAATTATGAGCCAAAATACGAAGAAGCGTTGATTTTAAATGCTGATATGCCTTTAATCACACAAAATAGTCTAAAAATTATAGCTAATACAAATTCTAAAATAGTTTTAAGCACTTTTAATAAATATAGTGCTAATTCTTACGGAAGAGTGATTAAAGAAAACGATAAAATAAGTAAAATTGTAGAAACAAAAGATGCAAACAATGAAGAATTAAAATGCACTTTATGTAATGCAGGAATTTATAAAATAAGTAAAGATATATTAAAAACTTACATTCCTAAGCTAAATAACAACAACGCTCAAAAAGAATATTATCTAACTGATATTATCAAAATGGCTATAGATGATAAAATAAGCGTTAGCGAATGCACCTTTGATGAGATTGAGTTTTTAGGCATTAATAATAAATTAGATTTAGAACAAGCCGAGCAAATTATGCAAAAAAGAATAAAAGATGAATTGCTTATAAATGGCGTTGTTATGCATAATAAAGATAGTATTTTCATAGAGCTTGATACACAAATTAGTAATGATTGTGAGATTGAAAGTGGAGTTGTGATTAAGGCAAATTCTATTATAAAAAGCTCAAAAATCTTAGCAAATAGCGTTATAGAAAATAGTGAGATAATTAATTCAAGCATAGGGCCAATGGCTAGAATTCGTCCAAAATGCGTTATTAAAGATAGTAAAATCGGTAATTTCGTAGAATGCAAAAATGCAAAATTAGAAAATGTAAAAGCTGGGCATTTAGCTTATTTAGGAGATTGTGAGATTAGTAGTGGTGTAAATATTGGCTGTGGTGTGATAATTTGTAATTACGATGGCAAAAACAAGCACCTAAGCAAAATCGGTAAAAATGTCTTCATAGGCTCAAACTCAAACCTAATAGCACCAATTAACATACCTAGCGATACTTTAATTGCAGCAGGTAGCACGATTAGCAATAAAGACGCTGCTAAATTAAAAGCAAAAGATTTATTTATAGAGCGTAATAAAGGCGTGATTTTTAATAATTTTAAGGATTTTTAA